In Thermoleophilaceae bacterium, a single genomic region encodes these proteins:
- a CDS encoding response regulator transcription factor: MSKNRFSVLVVDDHEVVQWGFRLLLGQQPWVERCLTARDSGDALELVRRYEPEVALVDLFLGDQSGAELCETIRRESPRTRVLLISGAGRMSQHVARAAGASGFVSKDWDADDVAKAVRMVGMGMTVFRPQREQAVAAPAQLSAREREVLDLIATGATNREIAERLFLSPHTVKEHTSAVYRKLSVRNRAEAVRQAQELGLIG; this comes from the coding sequence GTGAGCAAGAACCGCTTCAGCGTGCTCGTGGTGGACGACCACGAGGTGGTGCAGTGGGGCTTCCGCCTGCTGCTTGGGCAGCAGCCGTGGGTGGAGCGCTGCCTCACCGCGCGTGACTCCGGGGACGCCCTCGAGCTGGTGCGCCGGTACGAGCCCGAGGTGGCGCTCGTGGATCTCTTCCTCGGCGACCAGTCCGGCGCCGAGCTGTGCGAGACGATCAGGCGCGAGTCACCGCGCACGCGGGTGCTGCTGATCTCGGGCGCCGGGCGGATGTCGCAGCACGTGGCGCGCGCCGCGGGCGCGTCCGGCTTCGTGTCAAAGGACTGGGACGCCGACGACGTGGCCAAGGCCGTGCGCATGGTGGGCATGGGGATGACCGTGTTCCGGCCGCAGCGCGAGCAGGCTGTGGCGGCGCCGGCGCAGCTGTCGGCGCGCGAGCGCGAGGTTCTCGACCTGATCGCCACGGGCGCGACCAACCGTGAGATCGCGGAGCGGCTCTTTCTCTCGCCACACACCGTGAAGGAGCACACGAGCGCCGTGTATCGAAAGCTCAGCGTCCGCAACCGTGCGGAGGCGGTGCGGCAGGCGCAGGAACTCGGCCTGATCGGCTAG
- a CDS encoding STAS domain-containing protein: protein MATHFYIEIHPLDHGVTEVRLFGDADLAVAPELQEKMDALIREQKTRLLINLTELRFIDSTALGTLLHTARHARRKRGRVAVVCPDPAMRGLFELVGLNLIFPVEDSTDRALAHLVSRRRFKRRSASPPAEAP, encoded by the coding sequence ATGGCGACGCACTTTTACATCGAGATCCATCCGCTCGACCATGGGGTGACCGAGGTCAGGCTGTTCGGCGACGCGGACCTCGCGGTGGCGCCGGAGCTGCAGGAGAAGATGGACGCCCTGATCCGCGAGCAGAAGACGCGGCTGCTGATCAACCTGACCGAGCTGCGGTTCATCGACTCGACCGCACTCGGCACGCTGCTGCACACGGCGCGCCACGCTCGGCGCAAGCGCGGCCGGGTGGCGGTGGTCTGCCCCGATCCCGCGATGCGCGGGCTGTTCGAGCTCGTGGGACTGAACCTCATCTTCCCGGTGGAGGACTCGACCGACAGGGCGCTCGCGCACCTCGTGTCACGCCGGCGCTTCAAGCGCCGCTCGGCATCCCCGCCGGCCGAAGCCCCCTAG
- a CDS encoding ACP S-malonyltransferase, translated as MIAALFPGQGSQTPDMRSVVERLRPDLLELCQEELRLDPFERVGEGTHMAQPAIYCASLAGWSLLENENVELMAGHSLGEFAALVAAGAMSERDGLKLVALRGRLMHRATGGGMMAVGAPLPTASDLAERFELTLANDNSPEQVVLSGDAAAIDAACGRAKVEGLRAARLRVSGAFHSPAMAAAAPELEEALDAVELNHPRVPVYSGVTAAPFDDDIRARLVEGLTSPVRWREIALALRDRGATRFLEVGPGRVLTGLVRKTLGADVNAEVVSQEAARA; from the coding sequence TTGATCGCAGCTCTGTTCCCCGGCCAGGGAAGCCAGACGCCTGACATGCGCTCAGTCGTGGAGCGACTGCGCCCGGACCTGCTCGAGCTCTGCCAGGAGGAGCTCCGCCTTGACCCGTTCGAGAGGGTGGGCGAGGGCACGCACATGGCGCAGCCCGCGATCTACTGCGCGAGCCTGGCCGGCTGGTCCCTGCTCGAGAACGAGAACGTGGAGCTGATGGCGGGACACTCGCTGGGCGAGTTCGCCGCGCTCGTGGCCGCCGGGGCGATGTCCGAGCGCGACGGGCTGAAGCTCGTCGCGTTGCGTGGCCGGCTCATGCACCGCGCCACGGGCGGCGGCATGATGGCCGTGGGCGCGCCGCTGCCCACGGCGAGCGATCTCGCGGAGCGCTTCGAGCTCACCCTCGCCAATGACAACTCGCCTGAGCAGGTTGTGCTCTCGGGCGACGCCGCTGCGATCGATGCCGCATGCGGCCGAGCGAAGGTCGAGGGTCTGCGCGCGGCGCGGCTGCGCGTGAGCGGCGCCTTCCACTCGCCGGCGATGGCCGCCGCCGCACCCGAGCTCGAAGAGGCGCTGGACGCGGTCGAGCTGAACCACCCGCGCGTGCCCGTGTACTCGGGCGTGACCGCCGCTCCGTTCGACGACGACATCCGGGCTCGCCTGGTGGAGGGCCTCACGTCCCCCGTGCGCTGGCGTGAGATCGCGCTCGCGCTGCGTGACCGCGGCGCCACCCGCTTCCTCGAGGTGGGTCCAGGCCGGGTGCTCACCGGCCTCGTGCGCAAGACGCTCGGCGCCGACGTGAACGCCGAGGTCGTATCCCAGGAGGCTGCCCGTGCGTGA
- a CDS encoding beta-ketoacyl-ACP synthase 3, translated as MREAPAPVAERAPLADRELRGAAIGCAVLAVPDTTITNAPIAERLGVDERWIETRTGIRERRALLDHERVSDLAAQAGALALERSGITPDEIDLLIVATTTQDEITPNTAPLVAGELDLANAAPIDVGAACTAFVSALQVTTAQLESGRSRKALVIGVDALHRYLNHDDRRTAALFGDGAGAVVMTATSEGRMGPIVLGSESAPEMIRIRRGGTLEMQGHDTFVNAVARISEVTLEVVERAGLALEEVDLFVYHQANARIIAAVGEKLGLSPERVIDCIANYGNTSAASIPIALAEAEADGRLKPGMRVLAGAFGAGFTWGGALMEWGLDDAS; from the coding sequence GTGCGTGAGGCACCGGCACCTGTGGCCGAGCGCGCGCCGCTCGCCGACCGCGAGCTGCGAGGCGCCGCCATCGGCTGCGCCGTGCTCGCGGTGCCGGACACGACGATCACGAACGCGCCGATCGCGGAGCGCCTCGGAGTGGACGAGCGCTGGATCGAGACGCGCACCGGCATCAGGGAGCGCCGCGCCCTGCTCGACCACGAGCGCGTGAGCGATCTCGCCGCGCAGGCGGGGGCGCTTGCGCTCGAGCGTTCCGGCATCACGCCGGACGAGATCGATCTGCTGATAGTCGCGACCACCACCCAGGACGAGATCACGCCCAACACGGCCCCGCTGGTGGCCGGCGAGCTCGACCTGGCGAACGCCGCGCCGATCGACGTCGGCGCGGCGTGCACCGCCTTCGTGTCCGCGCTGCAGGTGACCACCGCCCAACTCGAGTCCGGCCGCTCGCGCAAGGCGCTCGTGATCGGGGTGGATGCGCTCCACCGCTATCTCAACCACGACGACCGCCGAACGGCCGCGCTCTTCGGCGACGGCGCGGGCGCCGTGGTGATGACCGCCACCTCCGAGGGCCGCATGGGACCGATCGTCCTCGGCTCTGAATCCGCGCCCGAGATGATCCGGATTCGTCGCGGAGGGACGCTGGAGATGCAGGGCCACGACACCTTCGTGAATGCCGTGGCCCGCATCTCCGAGGTCACGCTCGAGGTGGTGGAGCGCGCCGGGCTCGCCCTCGAGGAGGTCGACCTGTTCGTCTATCACCAGGCGAACGCGCGCATCATCGCGGCGGTGGGGGAAAAGCTCGGCCTTTCGCCCGAGCGCGTGATCGACTGCATCGCGAACTACGGCAACACCTCAGCCGCCTCGATCCCGATCGCGCTCGCGGAAGCTGAGGCCGACGGCCGCCTCAAGCCCGGCATGCGCGTGCTCGCCGGAGCTTTCGGCGCGGGCTTCACGTGGGGCGGCGCGCTGATGGAATGGGGGCTCGACGATGCGTCCTGA